GCTCGAAGGCGTGGGGAGCAAACAGGATTAGATACCCTGGTAGTCCACGCGGTAAACGATGAATACTAGGTGTTGGGTGCCATAGGCATTCAGTGCCGTCGCTAACGCAGTAAGTATTCCACCTGGGGAGTACGTTCGCAAGAATGAAACTCAAAGGAATTGACGGGGACCCGCACAAGCGGTGGAGCATGTGGTTTAATTCGAAGCAACGCGAAGAACCTTACCAGATCTTGAGATCCAGATGAATAAGTGGTAATGCATTTAGTCCTTCGGGACATCTGAGACAGGTGGTGCATGGTTGTCGTCAGCTCGTGTCGTGAGATGTTGGGTTAAGTCCCGCAACGAGCGCAACCCTTGTCCATAGTAGCCAGCAGTAAGATGGGCACTCTATGGAGACTGCCAGGGATAACCTGGAGGAAGGTGGGGATGACGTCAAATCATCATGCCCCTTATGATCTGGGCCACACACGTGCTACAATGTCGTAACAAAGGGAAGCGAAGGAGCGATCCGGAGCAAATCTCAAAAATAACGACCCAGTTCGGACTGTAGGCTGCAACTCGCCTGCACGAAGCTGGAATCGCTAGTAATCGCAGATCAGCATGCTGCGGTGAATACGTTCCCGGGTCTTGTACACACCGCCCGTCACACCATGGGAGTCGGAAATGCCCGAAGCCGGTGACTTAACCGTAAGGAGAGAGCCGTCGAAGGCAGGTCGGATAACTGGGGTGAAGTCGTAACAAGGTAGCCGTAGGAGAACCTGCGGCTGGATCACCTCCTTTCTAAGGAAAAGAGAAGGAATGAAGTAGGGAGTTGTATTACTGTTTAGATGCCGAGGGCATCAAGAAATTTCCGGTGGCGATGCGCCCATGGGAAACACCCGTTCCCATCCCGAACACGACGGTTAAGACGTGGGCGGCCGAAAGTACTATACTGGCAACGGTATGGGAGGATAGGTGGCTGCCGGATCAATAAAAAAGCTTTAACAATGATCAGAGATCAGAAAGCTTTTGGTCTCTGATGACTGCTAAAGCGGTCAGAAGTTTGTACCTTGAAAACCGAATACTGAGAAATATTTTAATCCAGATATAATCTACGATTAAAAGACATCGAAAATCCAAAACAAGAAAAAATAAATCATTCTTATGAGTAACGCTATACATCATAAGAAATGAGAACTAAGATTATCGAAAGATAATGGACAGTTCCTATAAGCTGACTGAAAATGGTTAAGCTGTATAGGGCGCAGGGCGGATGCCTTGGCACCAAGAGCCGATGAAAGACGTGATAAGCTGCGAAAAGCTGCGGTTAGATGCAAATAATCCTTGATCCGCAGATATCTGAATGGGGCAACCCGGCAGAGAAGACCTCTGTCATCCTTAACTGAATCCATAGGTTAAGGAAGGGAACCCGGTGAACTGAAACATCTAAGTAGCCGGAGGAAGAGAAAACAAAAGTGATTCCGTAAGTAGCGGCGAGCGAACGCGGAAGAGCCCAAACCAGGGAGCTTGCTTCCTGGGGTTAGGACTGTAAAATCGATGGAGACTGCTAGAAGAATGGCATGGAAAGGCCAGCCAGAGAGAGTGAAAGCCTCGTATCCGAAAGCGGTCAAAGCGAGACAGTATCCAGAGTAGGACGAGACACGTGAAACCTTGTCTGAACACGCGGGGACCACCCCGTAAGGCTAAATACTACTTGGTGACCGATAGTGAAACAGTACCGTGAGGGAAAGGTGAAAAGAACCCCGGGAGGGGAGTGAAAGAGAACCTGAAACCCTGTGCCTGCAAGCTGCGAAAGCCCCATACGAGGGTGATCGCGTACTTTTTGTAGAACGGTCCGGCGAGTTATGTGGAGAGGCGAGGTTAAGTACTTAAGGTAAATAGCCGAAGGGAGACCGAGTCTGAATAGGGCGATAAGTCACTTCACATAGACCCGAAACCGGGTGATCTATCCATGGACAGGATGAAGCGGCCGTAAAAGGCTGTGGAGGTCCGAACACACATCCGTTGAAAAGGGTGGTGATGAGCTGTGGATAGGGGAGAAATTCCAATCGAACTCGGAGATAGCTGGTTCTCCCCGAAATAGCTTTAGGGCTAGCCCTGTAGCATGCCTAATGGAGGTAGAGCACTGAATATCCGCGGGGGCTTCACCGCTTACCAAAGATTATCAAACTCCGAATGCCATATAGGCTGAGCGCAGGAGTCAGACTACACGAGATAAGTTGGGTAGTCAAAAGGGAAAGAGCCCAGATCTACGGCTAAGGTCCCAAAGTGCGTGTTAAGTGGAAAAGGATGTGGGATTTCATAGACAGCTAGGATGTTGGCTCAGAAGCAGCCACACATTCAAAGAGTGCGTAATAGCTCACTAGCCGAGAGGTCCTGCGCCGAAAATTACCGGGGCTGAAACACGACACCGAAGCCTAGGGATTGGATGTATCTACGGGTACATCTGATCGGTAGGGGAGCATTCTGTACTGCATAGAAACTGTACCGAAAGGAGCAGCGGAGTGTATAGAAGAGAGAATGCCGGAATGAGTAGCGAGATGGAGGTGAGAATCCTCCAGGCCGAATATCCAAGGATTCCAGGGTAAAGCTGATCTGCCCTGGGGAAGTCGGGACCTAAGCTGAGGCCGAAGAGGCGTAGGCGATGGACAGCAGGTTGATATTCCTGCACTTATGTATATCAGAACTGTGGGGACGCAGGCAAAAGGGTCGAGCCGGGGAAGGAAGAACCGGTCCCGCAAGGGGGAACGAAAATAAGTAGAGAAGCGACAGATATGACTGCCAAGAAAAGCCACTATAGCGTATACATAACCCGTACCGTAAACCGACACAGGTGGATGAGGAGAGAATCCTAAGGCCGACGGGAGAAGCATTGTTAAGGAACTCGGCAAAATGTCCCCGTAACTTCGGGATAAGGGGAGCCTGAGAAATCAGGCCGCAGAGAAGAGGCTCAAGCAACTGTTTAGCAAAAACACAGGTCTATGCGAAACCGAAAGGTGAGGTATATGGGCTGACGCCTGCCCGGTGCTGGAAGGTTAAGAGGAGAGGTTAGAGCAATCGAAGCTTTGAATTTAAGCCCCAGTAAACGGCGGCCGTAACTATAACGGTCCTAAGGTAGCGAAATTCCTTGTCGGGTAAGTTCCGACCCGCACGAAAGGCGTAATGATTTGAGCACTGTCTCGGCAATGCACCCGGTGAAATTGAAGTACCAGTGAAGATGCTGGTTACCCGCGCCAGGACGGAAAGACCCCATGGAGCTTTACTCCAGGTTGATACTGGGGTCCGGTACCATATGTACAGGATAGGTGGGAGACTATGAAGCAGTGACGTCAGTTGCTGCGGAGTCGCTGTTGGGATACCACCCTTATGATGCTGGGCTTCTAACCAAGGATCTTGAAACAGGTCCGGGGACAATGTCTGCCGGGGAGTTTGACTGGGGCGGTCGCCTCCGAAAGGGTATCGGAGGCGCTCAAAGGTTCCTTCAGAATGGACGGAAACCATTCGAAGAGTGTAAAGGCATAAGGGAGCCTGACTGTGACACCGACGGGTGGAACAGATACGAAAGTAGGACTTAGTGATCCGGTGGTATGAAAGTGGGATTGCCATCGCTCAACGGATAAAAGCTACCCTGGGGATAACAGGCTTATCACTCCCAAGAGTTCACATCGACGGAGTGGTTTGGCACCTCGATGTCGGCTCATCGCATCCTGGGGCTGTAGCAGGTCCCAAGGGTTGGGCTGTTCGCCCATTAAAGCGGTACGCGAGCTGGGTTCAGAACGTCGTGAGACAGTTCGGTCCCTATCCGGCGCGGGCGTAGGATATCTGAGAGGAGCTGTCCTTAGTACGAGAGGACCGGGATGGACGGACCGCTGGTGTATCAGCTGCATCGCCAGATGCATAAGGCTGGGTAGCCACGTCCGGAAGGGATAAACGCTGAAGGCATCTAAGCGTGAAGCCCCCCTCAAGATGAGATATCCCTGCTTCGGCAGTAAGACCCCTTAGAGAGTATGAGGTTAGATAGGCACAAGGTGTAAGCATGGTAACGTGTTCAGCTGATGTGTACTAATAGGTCGAGGGCTTATCCAAAGAAGGTTAGGAACAAGAAAGAGGTTAGGATTTAGATTATCAGTGTTCGGTTTTGAAGGTACAAATACTTCATAAATGGCCCGGTGGCTCAGCTGGTTAGAGCGCCGCCCTGTCACGGCGGAGGTCAGGGGTTCGAACCCCCTTCGGGTCGCTTAACTTCATAATTTTGGCTATTTTGTTTGTACGGGGTCTTAGCTCAGCTGGGAGAGCATCTGCCTTACAAGCAGAGGGTCACAGGTTCGAGCCCTGTAGGCCCCACTCAAAAACAAAAACACAATTCGTGTGTAAGCCGATGTGGCTCAATTGGCAGAGCAGCTGATTTGTAATCAGCAGGTTAACGGTTCGAGTCCGCTCATCGGCTCTATATGGATGGCTTCCCGAGTGGCCAAAGGGGACAGACTGTAAATCTGCTGCAAATTGCTTCGGTGGTTCGAATCCACCGCCATCCATTTATTTTTTTGTCTTAGACAAAGAAAATTAACATACAATTCGTACGAGGTGCGGATTTATAATGACGCGGGGTGGAGCAGTCTGGAAGCTCGTCGGGCTCATAACCCGAAGGTCATAGGTTCAAATCCTGTCCCCGCTACTATATGCCTAGATAGCTCAGTTGGTAGAGCAGAGGACTGAAAATCCTCGTGTCGTTGGTTCGATTCCGACTCTAGGCATCTTTTTTATTTTCTAAATTCTTTTTTCCCTTTTTATTGATAAAAATAATTCTTAATCCTCTTTTTTCAGGTTTTTTATCCTTTTCTCCGATATTAATGTTAAGATAAAACAATCAGAGTAGAGAGGGCGAGGTAGTAAGTATGCATCATATGCTTACGAATGAAGATAGACAAGCAATTAGGAAGCTTTTGGATGTTAAGGATTATGATCCTGATACATTTAATCCGGAAGTCTTAGACCAATTAGAGGCTAATGAAGAATACAAGAGTATTATAATCAAACATGGATCAGATATTCTTGGTTCTTATGAATATTTAAGACTTAAGGAATTTGTTCAACATGGTAATGTAACAGTTTATGAGCATTGCCTGCATGTAGCTCTTTGTGCTATCAAACTTGGAAGAGCTTTAGGCGTTCATTGTAAGGAAAGAGAGCTTGTTAGAGGCGCTCTGCTACATGACTATTTCTTGTATGATTGGCACAATGCGGATTCTCCGGGAAATCTTCATCCTAAGCTTCACGGTTTTTATCATCCGGGAATTGCACTTAGGAATGCGACAAGAGATTTTGTTTTATCTGAGAGAGAGAAAGATATTATATACAAGCACATGTGGCCTCTTACAGTAAGCCATCTTCCCAGATGCAGAGAGGCTTGGATAGTATGTCTTGCAGATAAGTATTCTTCAGTATTGGAAACACTCAAGCTTAGAAAAGGAAAGATAAGAGTTAATTATGCCTGATTTGTACCAGGAACTGATCAAGCTGGCTGATTCGGAAATGTATCCGCTTCATATGCCAGGACATAAGCGAAACTTAGAGAGCACCCCGATGAAGGGTGCTTTTCGTTGTGATATAACAGAAATTGATGGATTTGATAATCTTCATGACGAATCAGGAATAATACTTGATGCAGAGAATAGAGCTAATGAATTATATGGGAGTGATAAGACATACTTTTTGGTAAATGGAAG
The sequence above is a segment of the Butyrivibrio proteoclasticus B316 genome. Coding sequences within it:
- a CDS encoding HD domain-containing protein; translation: MHHMLTNEDRQAIRKLLDVKDYDPDTFNPEVLDQLEANEEYKSIIIKHGSDILGSYEYLRLKEFVQHGNVTVYEHCLHVALCAIKLGRALGVHCKERELVRGALLHDYFLYDWHNADSPGNLHPKLHGFYHPGIALRNATRDFVLSEREKDIIYKHMWPLTVSHLPRCREAWIVCLADKYSSVLETLKLRKGKIRVNYA